Proteins encoded by one window of Collimonas fungivorans:
- a CDS encoding DUF4019 domain-containing protein, protein MSKLHQMISITTMSDNAGILGSMFRWSLRQAKLLALFAAGMLLSGAAMAQSADAAIDAAKQWLALADAGQAGQMWEQSAALMKEQSDRTAWVAYIGTMHNQYGAAPDKRVWQAMEHQIDHPSLPRGEFSSVTFVSGYAKARAWEKVALVWQNQRWVPVGYQYGPAETAAK, encoded by the coding sequence ATGAGTAAATTGCATCAAATGATATCGATTACAACCATGTCCGATAACGCCGGGATCCTGGGCAGCATGTTCCGCTGGTCACTGAGGCAGGCGAAGCTGCTCGCGTTATTTGCTGCAGGCATGCTGTTGTCGGGGGCCGCAATGGCGCAATCCGCCGACGCCGCGATTGATGCAGCCAAGCAATGGCTGGCTTTGGCCGATGCCGGCCAGGCCGGGCAGATGTGGGAACAAAGCGCCGCCTTGATGAAAGAACAGTCCGACCGCACCGCCTGGGTCGCTTACATCGGCACCATGCACAACCAGTATGGCGCGGCACCCGACAAGCGCGTCTGGCAGGCGATGGAGCACCAGATCGATCACCCCAGCCTGCCTCGCGGCGAATTTTCCAGCGTCACCTTTGTATCCGGTTATGCCAAGGCGCGTGCCTGGGAAAAGGTTGCTCTGGTCTGGCAGAACCAGCGCTGGGTGCCGGTCGGCTACCAGTACGGCCCGGCAGAGACCGCAGCGAAATGA
- the ylqF gene encoding ribosome biogenesis GTPase YlqF: MSIQWFPGHMNAARKKAAEAMEKVDLVIEVLDGRLPQASCNPMIEQLRVFRQRPCLKILNKSDLADPAVTQAWIAYYNSQKNVHAVALSCKKPSDVAKIPGLCLTLAPHRGTPLKPLRMMIMGIPNVGKSTLMNALLKRRVAAVGDEPAVTKVQQRLYLGNNMVLIDTPGMLWPKIAHPSDGLMLAASHAIGTNALIEEEVATFLADELLIRYAPLLAARYGIKTEGIDGVSVIEGVAVRRGFRLKGGDLDLEKAAHTLLQDYRTGALGRISLETPQTRAALLARHQEEIARRQAEAEADAENDRQDDSR, translated from the coding sequence ATGTCCATACAATGGTTCCCCGGCCACATGAACGCCGCCCGCAAGAAGGCGGCGGAAGCCATGGAGAAGGTCGATCTCGTGATCGAAGTACTCGACGGCCGTTTGCCGCAAGCCAGCTGCAATCCCATGATCGAGCAGCTGCGCGTGTTTCGCCAGCGTCCCTGCCTGAAAATCCTGAACAAGAGCGACCTGGCCGATCCGGCCGTGACGCAGGCCTGGATTGCCTATTACAACAGCCAGAAAAACGTGCACGCGGTAGCGCTGAGCTGCAAGAAGCCTTCCGATGTAGCCAAGATCCCGGGTTTGTGCCTGACCCTGGCGCCGCACCGCGGCACGCCGCTGAAGCCCTTGCGCATGATGATCATGGGCATTCCCAACGTCGGCAAATCGACATTGATGAACGCCTTGCTCAAGCGCCGTGTGGCGGCGGTAGGCGATGAGCCGGCCGTGACCAAGGTGCAGCAGCGGCTGTACCTGGGCAACAATATGGTGCTGATCGATACGCCCGGCATGCTGTGGCCGAAGATCGCCCATCCGAGCGACGGCCTGATGCTTGCCGCCAGCCACGCCATAGGCACCAACGCCCTGATTGAAGAAGAGGTCGCCACATTCCTGGCCGATGAACTGCTGATTCGCTACGCGCCCTTGCTGGCTGCGCGTTACGGCATCAAAACGGAAGGCATCGACGGCGTCAGCGTGATCGAAGGCGTGGCGGTGCGGCGCGGTTTCCGCCTGAAGGGCGGCGATCTTGACCTGGAGAAGGCGGCGCATACCTTGCTGCAGGATTATCGTACCGGCGCGCTAGGCCGCATCAGCCTGGAAACGCCGCAAACGCGCGCCGCCTTGCTGGCGCGCCACCAGGAAGAAATCGCACGGCGCCAGGCTGAAGCCGAGGCCGACGCGGAAAACGATCGACAGGACGACAGCAGATAG
- a CDS encoding histone deacetylase family protein, whose amino-acid sequence MTTAFYTHPDCKLHDMGPGHPESPARLQAIEDQLIASRIDQLLDYRSPPLAREGDLALAHSAGMIAMVREHSLALAGKAGLYPLDPDTSVNGHSWQAALRAAGAALAATDAVMAGEVSNAFCAVRPPGHHATSHNSMGFCLFNNIALAALHALEAHGLERVAIIDFDVHHGNGTEEIFARDPRVLMASFFQHPFYPHCGTEPEGDNAVNIPVPAYSDGSVVRKLATEQWLPALNAHRPQMIFVSAGFDAHREDDMAQMGLVEADYTWLTRQIMEVAAEHAEGRIVSCLEGGYNLSALGRSAVAHLKVLAELE is encoded by the coding sequence GTGACTACTGCTTTCTATACGCACCCCGATTGCAAGCTGCACGACATGGGCCCCGGACATCCGGAATCGCCGGCCAGGTTGCAGGCGATCGAAGACCAGCTGATTGCCAGCCGCATCGACCAGTTGCTGGATTACCGCAGTCCTCCCTTGGCGCGGGAAGGCGATCTTGCACTCGCGCACAGTGCCGGAATGATTGCCATGGTGCGCGAGCACAGCCTGGCCTTGGCCGGCAAGGCAGGCCTCTATCCGCTGGATCCCGATACCTCAGTCAATGGACATAGCTGGCAAGCAGCGCTGCGTGCTGCCGGCGCGGCCCTGGCTGCAACCGACGCCGTCATGGCGGGCGAGGTCAGCAACGCGTTCTGTGCGGTGCGGCCGCCAGGGCACCACGCTACCTCGCACAATTCCATGGGTTTTTGCCTGTTCAATAACATTGCGCTTGCCGCTCTCCACGCGCTGGAAGCGCATGGACTGGAGCGGGTGGCGATTATCGATTTCGACGTCCATCACGGCAACGGCACCGAAGAGATCTTTGCGCGCGATCCGCGCGTGCTGATGGCCAGTTTTTTCCAGCACCCGTTTTATCCCCATTGCGGCACCGAGCCGGAAGGCGACAATGCAGTCAACATCCCGGTGCCGGCCTATAGCGACGGCAGCGTAGTGCGCAAGTTGGCGACCGAGCAATGGCTGCCGGCGCTGAATGCGCACCGGCCGCAGATGATCTTTGTTTCAGCCGGCTTCGACGCCCACCGGGAGGACGATATGGCGCAGATGGGCCTGGTCGAGGCCGACTATACCTGGCTGACCCGGCAAATCATGGAAGTCGCCGCCGAGCATGCCGAGGGCCGCATCGTCAGCTGCCTGGAGGGCGGCTACAACCTGTCGGCGCTGGGCCGCAGCGCCGTGGCGCATTTGAAAGTGCTGGCCGAACTCGAGTAA
- a CDS encoding AAA family ATPase, whose amino-acid sequence MFAKIHAVAQQVGQIVVGKDHQVRQALVCLLAGGHLLIEDVPGVGKTTLAHALAISLGLRFNRLQFTSDLLPADVVGISVFDREKSSFVFHPGPVFTQVLLADEINRATPKTQSALLEAMEERQVTAEGVTRDLPEPFFVIATQNPAHQVGTFALPESQLDRFLMCLSLGYPDAAAERALLMGEDRRVLLKSIAPVMHAAELIEARQALKQIHTSSSLVDYIQALAHASRQNGLFAEGLSPRAAIALLQAARAWAAMEGRNHVIPEDVQAVLVPVTAHRLRPLKAHAGSTLGARDLVLQLMKSVAV is encoded by the coding sequence ATGTTCGCAAAAATCCACGCAGTCGCTCAGCAAGTCGGTCAGATCGTCGTCGGCAAGGATCACCAGGTCCGCCAGGCATTGGTATGTTTGCTGGCCGGCGGCCATCTCTTGATAGAGGACGTGCCCGGGGTCGGCAAGACCACCCTGGCGCATGCGCTGGCGATTTCCCTGGGGCTGCGCTTCAACCGGCTGCAGTTCACCAGCGACCTGCTGCCGGCGGACGTGGTGGGGATTTCGGTGTTCGACCGCGAGAAGAGCAGCTTTGTATTCCATCCGGGGCCGGTATTCACACAGGTGCTGCTGGCCGATGAGATCAACCGCGCCACGCCCAAGACCCAGTCGGCGCTGCTGGAAGCGATGGAGGAACGCCAGGTCACCGCGGAAGGCGTGACGCGCGACCTGCCGGAGCCGTTTTTTGTCATCGCCACCCAGAATCCGGCGCACCAGGTCGGCACTTTCGCCTTGCCGGAATCGCAGCTGGACCGTTTCCTGATGTGCCTGTCGCTGGGTTATCCCGATGCTGCCGCCGAGCGCGCGCTGCTGATGGGAGAGGACCGCCGCGTCTTGCTGAAATCGATTGCGCCGGTGATGCACGCGGCGGAACTGATCGAAGCCCGGCAGGCATTGAAGCAGATCCATACCTCGTCTTCCCTGGTCGACTACATACAGGCGCTGGCCCACGCTTCGCGCCAGAATGGCTTGTTCGCCGAGGGCCTGAGCCCGCGTGCCGCCATCGCATTGCTGCAGGCGGCGCGCGCCTGGGCCGCCATGGAAGGCCGCAATCACGTCATCCCGGAAGACGTGCAGGCAGTGCTGGTGCCGGTGACGGCGCATCGCCTGCGCCCGCTCAAGGCCCATGCCGGCAGCACCCTGGGCGCGCGCGACCTGGTATTGCAGCTGATGAAGTCGGTCGCGGTTTAA
- a CDS encoding DUF58 domain-containing protein yields the protein MLTSIRKRFRDWLDRSLFQLQDGKAEAGEVLLTQRRVFIVPSRPGLAFAVMLVLLFLCSVNYNLSLGFGLTFLLAACAVIDMHLTFRNLAYLYLTPGKAAAVFAGEDALFELHLTNRRKHTRYAILLGFIGRGLPAIERAMDVPAHSTSHLTLALTTTRRGWQAAPRIRLRTRFPLGLLRAWSYWQPDSRALVYPQPEASASTPPLPLAPIERSDGNGAAGHQDFAGVRTYQSGDSLKHLAWRQIARLDTDLDARLITKQFEGGAVSDLAIDFAALPYDMALEDKLSRMTRWILEAEARQLPYAFRLGDSVYAAALGPAHQRACLRALALYQVAP from the coding sequence ATGCTGACCTCTATCCGCAAGCGATTCCGGGACTGGCTCGACCGCTCCTTGTTCCAGCTGCAGGACGGCAAGGCCGAAGCCGGAGAAGTGCTGCTGACCCAGCGCCGCGTATTCATCGTGCCGAGCCGTCCCGGTCTGGCGTTTGCCGTCATGCTGGTGCTGCTGTTTTTATGCTCGGTCAATTACAACCTGAGCCTCGGTTTTGGCCTGACTTTCCTGCTGGCGGCCTGCGCCGTCATCGACATGCACCTGACTTTCCGCAACCTGGCCTATCTGTACCTGACGCCAGGCAAGGCGGCTGCGGTATTTGCCGGCGAGGACGCGCTGTTCGAGCTGCACCTGACCAACCGCCGCAAGCACACCCGTTACGCGATCCTGCTCGGTTTCATCGGGCGCGGCCTGCCCGCCATAGAGCGCGCGATGGATGTCCCCGCCCACAGCACCAGCCACCTGACGCTGGCGCTGACCACCACCCGCCGCGGCTGGCAGGCCGCTCCCAGGATACGCTTGCGCACCCGCTTTCCGCTGGGCTTGCTGCGCGCATGGAGCTACTGGCAGCCGGATAGCCGGGCGCTGGTCTACCCGCAGCCGGAAGCCTCGGCATCGACGCCGCCGCTGCCGTTGGCGCCGATCGAGAGAAGCGACGGCAACGGCGCCGCCGGCCACCAGGATTTTGCCGGCGTGCGCACCTACCAGAGTGGCGATTCGCTCAAGCACCTGGCCTGGCGCCAGATCGCCCGGCTCGACACCGATCTCGACGCCAGGCTGATCACCAAGCAGTTCGAAGGCGGCGCGGTCAGCGACCTGGCGATCGATTTTGCAGCCCTGCCCTATGACATGGCGCTGGAGGACAAACTGTCGCGCATGACGCGCTGGATACTGGAAGCGGAAGCGCGCCAGCTGCCTTATGCCTTCCGCCTCGGCGACAGCGTCTATGCGGCAGCGCTGGGGCCGGCCCACCAGCGCGCCTGCCTGCGGGCGCTGGCGCTTTACCAGGTTGCGCCATGA
- a CDS encoding transglutaminase-like domain-containing protein, whose translation MQQALALPANFNPRTLEFAASLREKWPDNAALVNAVLSFFRHEKFSYTLEPPLLGRDSVDDFLFSSRAGFCEHYASSFVVLMRAAGIPARVVTGYQGGEINPVDDMMTVRQSDAHAWAEVWLPPRGWVRVDPTAAVAPDRIETQLSNLLPRSFFGSLLGGPAGKANWWSGLNDSMALLRANWEALSNGWNQWVLNYTPARQIGLMRWLGLDELDWRSLGIVLLAIGAVAAGSVTLPLLLARNKSKPLDTVYSSLCAQMARRGMARNKHEGPATYGRRLCDDGSPLPPSVKMAVERFMALYQALQYGADYGPHNKPPAPLMAQLKLLLAQCR comes from the coding sequence ATGCAGCAGGCGCTGGCATTGCCGGCCAACTTCAATCCGCGCACGCTGGAATTTGCCGCCAGTTTGCGGGAAAAATGGCCGGACAACGCGGCTTTGGTAAATGCAGTGCTGAGCTTCTTCCGCCATGAAAAATTCAGCTACACGCTGGAACCGCCGCTGCTGGGCAGGGATAGCGTCGACGATTTCCTGTTTTCCAGCCGCGCCGGTTTTTGCGAACACTATGCCAGTTCGTTCGTGGTGCTGATGCGTGCGGCAGGCATTCCGGCGCGCGTGGTGACCGGTTACCAGGGCGGGGAAATCAATCCGGTCGACGACATGATGACGGTGCGCCAGTCCGATGCCCATGCCTGGGCTGAGGTCTGGCTGCCGCCGCGCGGCTGGGTCCGGGTCGATCCTACGGCGGCGGTAGCGCCGGACAGGATCGAAACCCAGCTCAGCAATCTGCTGCCGCGCTCCTTCTTCGGCAGCCTGCTGGGAGGACCGGCCGGTAAAGCCAACTGGTGGTCGGGCTTGAACGATTCGATGGCGCTGCTGCGCGCCAATTGGGAAGCGCTCAGCAACGGCTGGAACCAATGGGTCTTGAATTACACGCCGGCGCGGCAAATCGGCCTGATGCGCTGGCTCGGGCTGGATGAACTGGACTGGCGCAGCCTCGGCATCGTGCTGCTGGCGATAGGCGCGGTGGCAGCCGGCAGCGTCACCCTGCCCTTGCTGCTGGCGCGAAACAAGAGCAAGCCGCTCGATACGGTATACTCTTCGCTGTGCGCGCAGATGGCGCGGCGCGGCATGGCGCGCAACAAGCATGAAGGGCCGGCCACTTACGGCCGCCGCTTATGCGACGACGGCTCACCGCTGCCGCCTTCCGTCAAAATGGCGGTCGAGCGCTTCATGGCTTTGTACCAGGCCCTGCAATATGGCGCCGACTATGGCCCGCACAACAAACCGCCGGCGCCCTTGATGGCGCAATTAAAATTACTGCTTGCCCAATGTCGATGA
- the mltB gene encoding lytic murein transglycosylase B, whose product MSMKSTPGLLTTAQLCALALAIAASPNLLAQQNSPGKTAAAKIRKASSTADDGELANFADWKEVSAFIDQMAEKNGFDRDQLAATLNQVRYIDSAIQLMKPAPAGKPKNWAAYRARFVEPVRIQAGVDFWNTYADALNRAEAQYGVPAEIIVGIIGVETVYGRNVGNFRVMDAITTLAFDYPNTPTREARMAFFRGELENTLLFARESGIDPFTLLGSYAGAIGWAQFMPSSIRQYGVDFDGNGKIDLRNSPVDAIGSVAHYLAEHGWKTGMPIVFPATLSTDTSAENRWQAFIGQGLEAKYPLDELIAAGVVPGVVPPNDIRYGLIDLQNGQNPAEYWLGTDNFFAITQYNRSFFYAMSVVDLGRAVRVARAQ is encoded by the coding sequence ATGTCGATGAAATCAACTCCAGGTCTCCTTACCACCGCCCAGCTTTGCGCTCTTGCCCTGGCGATCGCCGCCAGCCCCAATCTGCTGGCCCAGCAAAACAGTCCCGGCAAAACCGCTGCGGCAAAAATCCGCAAGGCCAGCAGCACTGCCGACGACGGCGAGCTCGCCAACTTCGCCGACTGGAAAGAGGTCTCGGCCTTCATCGACCAGATGGCTGAAAAAAATGGCTTCGACCGCGACCAACTGGCCGCCACGCTGAACCAGGTGCGTTATATCGACAGCGCGATCCAGCTGATGAAACCTGCCCCGGCCGGCAAACCCAAGAACTGGGCAGCCTACCGCGCCCGTTTTGTGGAACCGGTGCGGATACAGGCCGGCGTCGATTTCTGGAACACGTATGCCGATGCCTTGAATCGGGCTGAAGCGCAATACGGCGTGCCGGCGGAAATCATCGTCGGCATCATCGGCGTCGAAACCGTGTATGGGCGGAATGTCGGCAACTTCCGCGTGATGGACGCCATCACCACGCTGGCATTCGATTATCCGAATACGCCGACGCGCGAAGCGCGCATGGCGTTCTTCCGCGGCGAGCTGGAAAATACTTTGTTGTTTGCCAGAGAGTCCGGCATAGATCCGTTTACCCTGCTGGGATCCTATGCCGGCGCCATCGGCTGGGCGCAATTCATGCCGAGCAGCATACGTCAGTACGGTGTGGATTTTGACGGCAACGGCAAGATCGACCTGCGCAATTCACCGGTCGATGCGATCGGCAGCGTGGCCCATTACCTGGCCGAACACGGCTGGAAAACCGGCATGCCGATCGTGTTCCCGGCCACCTTGTCGACCGACACCAGCGCCGAAAACCGCTGGCAGGCATTTATCGGACAAGGCCTGGAAGCAAAATATCCGCTGGATGAATTGATTGCGGCCGGCGTGGTGCCTGGCGTGGTGCCGCCGAACGACATACGGTACGGCCTGATTGACTTGCAGAACGGCCAGAATCCGGCCGAATACTGGCTCGGCACCGATAATTTCTTCGCCATCACGCAATACAACCGCAGCTTCTTCTATGCGATGTCGGTGGTCGACCTGGGACGTGCGGTACGGGTGGCGCGCGCGCAATAA
- a CDS encoding YaeQ family protein encodes MALKATIFKADLQIADMDRHYYQEHALTLARHPSETDERMMVRLLAFARHASAALVFGKGLSDAEEPDLWAKDLTGAIDLWIEVGQPDEKRILKACGRAAQVVVYSYSSTSHIWWNQISSKVARARNLTVINIAAASSEALTSFAQRNMQLQCTIQDAQIWLSANGQTVEVEFSVSNS; translated from the coding sequence ATGGCCCTTAAAGCAACTATTTTCAAAGCCGATCTGCAAATTGCGGATATGGATCGTCATTATTACCAGGAGCACGCGCTGACGCTGGCCCGCCACCCCTCGGAAACCGACGAGCGCATGATGGTGCGCCTGCTGGCGTTCGCCCGCCATGCATCGGCTGCGCTGGTATTTGGCAAAGGCTTGTCGGATGCCGAGGAACCCGATCTGTGGGCCAAGGACCTGACCGGCGCCATCGATCTCTGGATCGAAGTCGGCCAGCCTGACGAAAAACGCATTCTCAAAGCCTGTGGCCGCGCCGCGCAAGTGGTGGTGTACAGCTACAGCAGCACCAGCCACATCTGGTGGAACCAGATCAGCAGCAAAGTGGCGCGTGCGCGCAACCTGACCGTCATCAATATTGCCGCCGCCAGCAGCGAAGCCCTGACCAGCTTCGCCCAGCGCAACATGCAATTGCAATGCACTATCCAGGATGCGCAGATCTGGCTGAGCGCAAATGGCCAGACTGTCGAAGTCGAGTTCAGCGTCAGTAATTCCTGA
- a CDS encoding DUF1415 domain-containing protein: MKTVSSTAPSTHTTPFSGEVIAHTKLWLERAVIGLNLCPFAKAVFIKDQIRYVVSTAQSPEELLADLMAELEFLQRADPEAVDTTLLIHPDALRDFLDYNDFLDVADAAVDDLGLEGEIQVASFHPEYQFAGSDIDDISNYTNRAPYPTLHLLREISVERAVDAFPDAADIFDKNMRTLEQLGLDGWRKLLREGGEQKQS; encoded by the coding sequence ATGAAAACTGTTTCATCAACTGCTCCTTCGACCCATACAACGCCATTCTCCGGCGAAGTAATCGCTCACACAAAATTATGGCTGGAGCGCGCCGTGATCGGACTTAACCTCTGTCCGTTTGCCAAGGCGGTGTTTATCAAGGACCAGATCCGTTATGTCGTCAGCACGGCGCAGTCACCCGAAGAATTGCTGGCAGACCTGATGGCCGAGCTGGAATTCCTGCAGCGTGCGGATCCGGAGGCGGTCGACACCACTTTGCTGATACATCCCGATGCATTGCGTGACTTCCTGGACTACAACGATTTCCTTGATGTCGCCGATGCTGCGGTCGACGATCTCGGGCTGGAGGGCGAGATCCAGGTTGCCAGTTTTCATCCGGAATATCAGTTCGCCGGCAGCGACATAGACGACATCAGCAACTATACCAATCGTGCACCATACCCGACTTTGCACCTGTTACGCGAAATCAGCGTCGAGCGCGCGGTGGATGCATTCCCGGATGCTGCCGACATATTCGATAAAAACATGCGGACCCTGGAACAACTGGGATTAGATGGCTGGCGGAAACTACTTAGGGAGGGAGGGGAGCAAAAACAGTCTTAA
- the cysM gene encoding cysteine synthase CysM, with protein MPYLTIEDTIGNTPLVQLKRIPGSDAEQRNNIILGKMEGNNPAGSVKDRPALSMIKHAEARGQIKPGDTLIEATSGNTGIALAMVAAMRGYKMVLLMPENLSEERRQSMAAYGAKIILTPKTGGMEYARDLAEKMQKDGEGLILDQFANPDNPLAHYETTGPEIWRDTEGRITHFVSAMGTTGTIMGVSTYLKEQNPAIRIIGAQPEEGSQIPGIRKWPEAYLPKIFDHSRVDQTESVSQAASEHMARRLASEEGIFCGISAAGACEVALRISQQVENATIVFVVCDRGDRYLSTGVFPA; from the coding sequence ATGCCTTATCTGACTATCGAAGACACCATCGGCAATACCCCCCTGGTACAACTCAAGCGTATCCCCGGCAGCGACGCCGAGCAACGTAATAACATCATCCTGGGGAAGATGGAAGGCAACAATCCTGCCGGTTCGGTGAAAGACCGGCCGGCATTGTCGATGATCAAGCACGCCGAAGCGCGCGGCCAGATCAAGCCGGGCGATACCCTGATCGAGGCAACCAGCGGCAACACCGGCATTGCGCTGGCGATGGTGGCAGCCATGCGCGGCTACAAGATGGTGCTGCTGATGCCGGAAAACCTGAGCGAGGAACGGCGCCAGAGCATGGCGGCATACGGCGCCAAGATCATCCTGACGCCAAAGACCGGCGGCATGGAATATGCGCGCGACCTGGCGGAAAAAATGCAGAAAGACGGCGAGGGGCTGATCCTCGACCAGTTCGCCAATCCGGACAATCCGCTCGCGCACTACGAAACCACCGGCCCGGAAATCTGGCGCGACACCGAAGGACGCATCACCCATTTCGTCAGCGCGATGGGCACCACCGGCACTATCATGGGGGTTTCCACCTACCTGAAAGAACAGAATCCGGCGATCCGCATCATCGGCGCCCAGCCTGAAGAGGGTTCGCAGATTCCTGGCATCAGGAAGTGGCCGGAAGCCTATCTGCCCAAGATATTCGATCATTCCAGGGTAGACCAGACGGAGTCGGTCAGTCAGGCAGCGTCCGAGCACATGGCGCGCAGGCTGGCGAGTGAAGAGGGGATTTTCTGCGGGATATCCGCGGCTGGGGCTTGCGAGGTGGCGTTGCGAATTTCACAGCAAGTAGAAAATGCGACGATCGTATTCGTCGTCTGCGATCGCGGCGACCGCTATCTGTCTACTGGCGTGTTCCCTGCCTGA
- a CDS encoding ComEA family DNA-binding protein, translating into MLKKILLVLCMLAATASFAQVDVNKGDLAALDGIKGIGSSTAQRILDERSKGGNFKDWADFESRVSGIGEKKSLKLSQAGLLVNGKPKAGEAAAAPKTAAKPASKGK; encoded by the coding sequence ATGCTGAAAAAAATACTGCTGGTATTGTGCATGCTGGCGGCCACCGCCAGTTTTGCCCAGGTTGACGTCAACAAGGGCGACCTGGCTGCCCTGGATGGCATCAAGGGTATCGGTTCCTCCACCGCGCAACGCATACTCGATGAGCGCAGCAAAGGCGGCAACTTCAAGGACTGGGCGGATTTCGAGAGCCGCGTATCGGGTATTGGCGAGAAAAAGTCGCTCAAGCTGTCGCAAGCCGGTTTGCTGGTGAACGGCAAGCCGAAGGCAGGAGAGGCTGCAGCGGCCCCTAAAACCGCCGCTAAACCGGCCTCCAAGGGCAAGTAA
- the rfaE1 gene encoding D-glycero-beta-D-manno-heptose-7-phosphate kinase, producing the protein MSTSAYKLPASFKNVQILVVGDVMLDRYWFGEVSRISPEAPVPIVRVEKREERLGGAANVARNIATLGGSSGLLGVVGQDEAGDTVDGMLQEMGVSSFLTRDPTISTIIKLRVIGRQQQLLRIDFEEAPTDAVLRDKLTRFNTLLPQYQVVVLSDYAKGSLVNVAEMIAAARQAGQCILVDPKGDDFSRYAGATVLTPNKSEMKHIVGSWKTEEELTLKAQKLRESLQLEALLLTRSEEGMSLYTAQEIRHFPAMAREVFDVSGAGDTVIATLAVMLGAGLPIADAVALANRAGGIVVGKLGTATVSREELLG; encoded by the coding sequence ATGAGTACATCAGCCTACAAATTGCCTGCTTCCTTTAAAAACGTGCAGATCCTGGTGGTCGGCGATGTCATGCTGGACCGTTACTGGTTCGGCGAAGTCAGCCGCATTTCACCCGAGGCGCCGGTGCCTATCGTGCGTGTTGAAAAGCGCGAAGAGCGCCTCGGTGGCGCCGCCAACGTGGCGCGCAATATCGCCACGCTGGGCGGCAGTTCCGGCTTGCTGGGCGTGGTAGGGCAGGACGAGGCCGGCGACACCGTCGACGGCATGCTGCAGGAAATGGGCGTCAGCAGTTTCCTGACCCGGGATCCAACCATCTCGACCATCATCAAGCTGCGCGTGATCGGCCGCCAGCAGCAACTGCTGCGCATCGATTTTGAAGAAGCGCCGACCGACGCCGTGCTGCGCGACAAGCTGACCCGCTTCAATACCTTGCTGCCGCAATACCAGGTGGTGGTGCTGTCCGATTACGCCAAGGGCAGCCTGGTCAACGTCGCGGAAATGATCGCTGCCGCCAGGCAGGCCGGGCAATGCATCCTGGTCGATCCCAAGGGCGACGATTTTTCGCGCTATGCCGGGGCCACCGTGCTGACGCCTAACAAATCGGAAATGAAGCACATCGTCGGCAGCTGGAAGACCGAGGAAGAGTTGACGCTCAAGGCGCAAAAGCTGCGCGAATCGCTGCAGCTCGAAGCCTTGCTGCTGACCCGCTCGGAAGAAGGCATGAGCTTGTACACGGCCCAGGAAATCCGTCATTTCCCGGCCATGGCGCGCGAGGTGTTCGATGTCTCCGGCGCCGGCGACACCGTGATCGCTACGCTGGCGGTGATGCTGGGCGCAGGATTGCCGATTGCCGACGCTGTCGCCCTGGCGAACCGGGCTGGCGGCATCGTGGTCGGCAAGCTCGGCACGGCCACTGTCAGCCGTGAAGAGTTACTCGGTTAA